The genome window ATGGTTGGGTCTCTTCCGTTCCACGAAAAAACCCTAGCTCTCGCTTCCTCTCTTTTCTACTGGACATCAACGAAAATGGTTCTTACTCTGTAACCATTCGTCATTAACTCTCCGTTGATTTCGTTGATTGATTGTATAATGTGGATTGATTTGTTTCGCAGACAGTGGAAGGAGTGAACCCGAAAGCCTACCCACTCGCAGGTGCGCAGCTCACAATAACAATCATGGATCTTGTCCAACAAGCCGCTAACTACAAGCAGCTCAAGAAAGGCGCCAATGAAGGTATATTTTCAGTTGCATATaaatccacttttttttttcttttttttggtgtgtGTGCTTGTGCCTCAAAATTTGTGGGTGTGCTTtctgatttgattttgtttttggatgttTTTGTGTCCAGCTACGAAGACCCTCAATAGAGGCATCTCTGAGTTTGTGGTGATGGCTGCTGACGCCGAGCCACTTGAGATTCTCCTCCATCTTCCTTTGCTCGCCGAGGATAAGGTAATAGATACTTCTCATATGTTTGTGAGATCACTTGTTTCTATGTTAACATGAACATAGAAATACAGGATTTAGCtcatttttcttgttgatgATGGTTTTGAATTCATGATTTGCAATGTAAATGTTGGTTATAGTGTTATCCGGAACAGTACAAGCTTGAAGTTTCTCTAATGTTGATATAGGAATGCTCTGAATTATCAAGTGTTAAGAAGAGGGTGATCTTATGAAGCCAAATCTTATATTTTGTGCTTCCAATTTCATTCATTGCAACTCATGTTACATTAAATTCATAACCACTGAATATGCTTGTTTCTTTTTTGATGAATATGCTTGTTTCTTTTATCGAAAAAGAATATGCTTGTTTCTCTAACA of Tripterygium wilfordii isolate XIE 37 chromosome 13, ASM1340144v1, whole genome shotgun sequence contains these proteins:
- the LOC120013605 gene encoding NHP2-like protein 1 — protein: MVGSLPFHEKTLALASSLFYWTSTKMTVEGVNPKAYPLAGAQLTITIMDLVQQAANYKQLKKGANEATKTLNRGISEFVVMAADAEPLEILLHLPLLAEDKNVPYVFVPSKQALGRACGVTRPVIACSVTSNEGSQLKSQIQQLKEAIEKLLI